In a genomic window of Passer domesticus isolate bPasDom1 chromosome 3, bPasDom1.hap1, whole genome shotgun sequence:
- the TPBG gene encoding trophoblast glycoprotein isoform X1, whose translation MARLHMARPRSAARSRCGKRSGASPRRETPAPEERAAWSRPPPRRAARSRRRPEGKVACGAGPGAMPGRGALCLGLLLPVLLGCGSAQPGGCPALCECSEPARTVKCVNRNLTAVPPDLPPYVRSLFITGNPLTELPAGAFSAQRLPDLASLNLSGNHLRSVEAGSLALPALRQLDLSGNALVSFSPQAFGEGGSPLEELALRGALRDHGVLLSLAALLQSGALRNLSRLELADNELVLLPAGMFTALPALRQLDLSNNSLVSLRNVSFQGLGQLQSLNLSDNSLGVLWNSTLAQFRSLPALRHIVLRRNTWVCDCAIEDLVAWLKESDQVEGKEALTCASPDKMLGKALLKINGSDMNCSVPTDLPSQLQTSYVFLGIVLALIGAIFLLVLYLNRKGIKKWMHNIRDACRDHMEGYHYRYEINADPRLTNLSSNSDV comes from the exons ATGGCGCGGCTCCACATGGCGCGGCCCCGCTCGGCGGCGAG GTCTCGCTGCGGGAAGCGGAGCGGAGCCAGCCCCCGACGGGAAACGCCTGCCCCCGAAGAAAGGGCTGCCTGGAGCCggcccccgccgcgccgcgccgcccggAGCCGGAGGCGCCCGGAGGGAAAAGTTGcgtgcggggccgggccgggcgcgaTGCCGGGGCGCGGCGcgctctgcctggggctgctgctgcccgtcCTGCTGGGCTGCGGCTCGGCGCAGCCCGGCGGCTGCCCGGCCCTCTGCGAGTGCTCGGAGCCGGCCAGGACGGTGAAGTGCGTGAACAGGAACCTGACGGCGGTGCCCCCCGACCTGCCGCCCTACGTGCGCAGCCTCTTCATCACCGGCAACCCCCTGACCGAGCTGCCGGCCGGCGCCTTCTCCGCCCAGCGCCTGCCCGACCTCGCTTCCCTCAACCTCAGTGGCAACCACCTGCGGAGCGTGGAGGCCGGCTCCCTCGCCCTGCCCGCCCTGCGGCAGCTGGACCTCAGCGGCAACGCGCTGGTCTCCTTCAGCCCGCAGGCCTTCGGGGAGGGCGGCAGCCCGCTGGAGGAGCTGGCGCTCCGCGGGGCCCTGCGCGACCACGGCgtcctgctcagcctggccGCCCTGCTGCAGTCCGGGGCCCTGCGCAACCTCAGCCGCCTGGAGCTGGCCGACAAcgagctggtgctgctgcccgCCGGCATGTTCACTGCCCTGCCGGCCCTGCGGCAGCTGGACCTCAGCAACAACTCCCTGGTGAGCCTGCGAAATGTCTCTTTCCAGGGACTGGGCCAGCTGCAGAGCCTCAACCTCAGCGACAACTCCCTGGGTGTGCTGTGGAACAGCACCCTGGCCCAGTTCCGCAGCTTGCCCGCGCTCCGGCACATCGTCCTGCGCCGCAACACCTGGGTCTGTGACTGTGCCATCGAGGACCTGGTGGCCTGGCTTAAAGAGAGCGACCAGGTGGAGGGCAAAGAagccctgacctgtgcctccCCTGACAAGATGTTGGGCAAAGCCCTGCTGAAGATCAATGGCTCGGACATGAACTGCTCCGTGCCCACAGACCTGCCTTCCCAGCTACAGACTTCATACGTCTTCCTGGGGATAGTCTTGGCTCTCATTGGGGCCATATTCCTCCTAGTTTTGTACTTGAACCGAAAAGGAATCAAAAAGTGGATGCACAACATCAGAGATGCCTGTAGGGATCACATGGAGGGCTACCACTACAGATACGAGATCAATGCAGACCCCAGGTTAACAAACCTCAGCTCCAACTCGGATGTCTGA
- the TPBG gene encoding trophoblast glycoprotein isoform X2, whose amino-acid sequence MPGRGALCLGLLLPVLLGCGSAQPGGCPALCECSEPARTVKCVNRNLTAVPPDLPPYVRSLFITGNPLTELPAGAFSAQRLPDLASLNLSGNHLRSVEAGSLALPALRQLDLSGNALVSFSPQAFGEGGSPLEELALRGALRDHGVLLSLAALLQSGALRNLSRLELADNELVLLPAGMFTALPALRQLDLSNNSLVSLRNVSFQGLGQLQSLNLSDNSLGVLWNSTLAQFRSLPALRHIVLRRNTWVCDCAIEDLVAWLKESDQVEGKEALTCASPDKMLGKALLKINGSDMNCSVPTDLPSQLQTSYVFLGIVLALIGAIFLLVLYLNRKGIKKWMHNIRDACRDHMEGYHYRYEINADPRLTNLSSNSDV is encoded by the coding sequence aTGCCGGGGCGCGGCGcgctctgcctggggctgctgctgcccgtcCTGCTGGGCTGCGGCTCGGCGCAGCCCGGCGGCTGCCCGGCCCTCTGCGAGTGCTCGGAGCCGGCCAGGACGGTGAAGTGCGTGAACAGGAACCTGACGGCGGTGCCCCCCGACCTGCCGCCCTACGTGCGCAGCCTCTTCATCACCGGCAACCCCCTGACCGAGCTGCCGGCCGGCGCCTTCTCCGCCCAGCGCCTGCCCGACCTCGCTTCCCTCAACCTCAGTGGCAACCACCTGCGGAGCGTGGAGGCCGGCTCCCTCGCCCTGCCCGCCCTGCGGCAGCTGGACCTCAGCGGCAACGCGCTGGTCTCCTTCAGCCCGCAGGCCTTCGGGGAGGGCGGCAGCCCGCTGGAGGAGCTGGCGCTCCGCGGGGCCCTGCGCGACCACGGCgtcctgctcagcctggccGCCCTGCTGCAGTCCGGGGCCCTGCGCAACCTCAGCCGCCTGGAGCTGGCCGACAAcgagctggtgctgctgcccgCCGGCATGTTCACTGCCCTGCCGGCCCTGCGGCAGCTGGACCTCAGCAACAACTCCCTGGTGAGCCTGCGAAATGTCTCTTTCCAGGGACTGGGCCAGCTGCAGAGCCTCAACCTCAGCGACAACTCCCTGGGTGTGCTGTGGAACAGCACCCTGGCCCAGTTCCGCAGCTTGCCCGCGCTCCGGCACATCGTCCTGCGCCGCAACACCTGGGTCTGTGACTGTGCCATCGAGGACCTGGTGGCCTGGCTTAAAGAGAGCGACCAGGTGGAGGGCAAAGAagccctgacctgtgcctccCCTGACAAGATGTTGGGCAAAGCCCTGCTGAAGATCAATGGCTCGGACATGAACTGCTCCGTGCCCACAGACCTGCCTTCCCAGCTACAGACTTCATACGTCTTCCTGGGGATAGTCTTGGCTCTCATTGGGGCCATATTCCTCCTAGTTTTGTACTTGAACCGAAAAGGAATCAAAAAGTGGATGCACAACATCAGAGATGCCTGTAGGGATCACATGGAGGGCTACCACTACAGATACGAGATCAATGCAGACCCCAGGTTAACAAACCTCAGCTCCAACTCGGATGTCTGA